From a single Rutidosis leptorrhynchoides isolate AG116_Rl617_1_P2 chromosome 5, CSIRO_AGI_Rlap_v1, whole genome shotgun sequence genomic region:
- the LOC139849175 gene encoding uncharacterized protein has translation MKIMSLNVRSLNQEGNFGWVKNLCVSERPNIAVFQETKCHEINSNWLERLWGSCNFWFIQKQIEGKSGGMLTIWDCNSFEVLDHIIGEFFIVIKGKWKGLSQESTIVNVYGPHNDRDKNKMWGMLERLVSSEDTAWVVCGDFNEVRNQTERFNSVFHEYRAVEFNNFIEKSGLIDVPLGGRKFTRMSEDGNLVS, from the coding sequence ATGAAGATTATGTCGTTAAATGTGCGTAGTTTAAACCAAGAAGGGAATTTTGGGTGGGTAAAAAATCTATGTGTCTCTGAGAGACCAAACATTGCGGTGTTCCAGGAAACAAAGTGTCATGAGATTAATTCGAATTGGTTAGAACGGTTGTGGGGATCTTGTAACTTCTGGTTCATTCAAAAACAAATAGAGGGTAAATCAGGAGGTATGCTCACTATTTGGGATTGTAACAGTTTTGAAGTTCTAGATCATATTATTGGAGAGTTCTTTATTGTGATAAAAGGAAAATGGAAAGGGTTGAGTCAAGAGTCTACAATCGTTAATGTCTATGGGCCGCATAATGATAGGGATAAAAACAAAATGTGGGGTATGCTTGAAAGATTGGTTAGTAGTGAAGATACTGCTTGGGTCGTCTGTGGAGACTTCAACGAGGTGCGTAACCAAACGGAGAGGTTCAATAGCGTTTTTCATGAATACAGAGCGGTTGAATTCAACAATTTCATAGAGAAATCAGGTCTCATTGATGTTCCTTTAGGTGGCCGTAAGTTTACGAGAATGAGTGAAGATGGAAATTTAGTAAGTTAG